The genomic region GCCAAAAGTCTTCAACAGTTGAGTCGTCTAACAGTGGAAAATTGTGGGGTGGAGGAAATCATCTCGAAAGAGGATGATGTACAAACAATACCTATGTTTGTTTTTTCAAAACTAACATATGTGAGATTTGAAAATTTGCCCCAACTTAAGAGTTTTTATCCAGGATTGCATTGTTCGGAGTGCCCGTCACTCTTAACTTTGCTGGTGTATCGTTGTACTAAGGTGCAGATATTTGCAAAGGGAATACCTGAGTTGAAGAATCCATGCACTCCAAATGAACAATTTTTGTTTTTACTTGAGAAGGTAATAATACTTTCAGTATAACTCNNNNNNNNNNNNNNNNNNNNNNNNNNNNNNNNNNNNNNNNNNNNNNNNNNNNNNNNNNNNNNNNNNNNNNNNNNNNNNNNNNNNNNNNNNNNNNNNNNNNNNNNNNNNNNNNNNNNNNNNNNNNNNNNNNNNNNNNNNNNNNNNNNNNNNNNNNNNNNNNNNNNNNNNNNNNNNNNNNNNNNNNNNNNNNNNNNNNNNNNNNNNNNNNNNNNNNNNNNNNNNNNNNNNNNNNNNNNNNNNNNNNNNNNNNNNNNNNNNNNNNNNNNNNNNNNNNNNNNNNNNNNNNNNNNNNNNNNNNNNNNNNNNNNNNNNNNNNNNNNNNNNNNNNNNNNNNNNNNNNNNNNNNNNNNNNNNNNNNNNNNNNNNNNNNNNNNNNNNNNNNNNNNNNNNNNNNNNNNNNNNNNNNNNNNNNNNNNNNNNNNNNNNNNNNNNNNNNNNNNNNNNNNNNNNNNNNNNNNNNNNNNNNNNNNNNNNNNNNNNNNNNNNNNNNNNNNNNNNNNNNNNNNNNNNNNNNNNNNNNNNNNNNNNNNNNNNNNNNNNNNNNNNNNNNNNNNNNNNNNNNNNNNNNNNNNNNNNNNNNNNNNNNNNNNNNNNNNNNNNNNNNNNNNNNNNNNNNNNNNNNNNNNNNNNNNNNNNNNNNNNNNNNNNNNNNNNNNNNNNNNNNNNNNNNNNNNNNNNNNNNNNNNNNNNNNNNNNNNNTAAAAAAAAAATCACCATTCCAAGCGAGGAATAAAAATCAATATTTTATGCCTGTTACTCTACATAAAATTATTATTGATCATATATAACTGACCAGAAGTTATGGAATTGATTTTTCAGGATTCATTCCCCAACTTGGAAACTTTAGGCTTGGGCATAATGGAGCATTGGGATAGTCCGCCACTCCACTTGTTTAGGAAGCTCAAATCTCTTTATACTTACGCACACACCAACTCATCTTTGAATTCCCTTGAGCAATTACTTGGTCTTGAAAAAGTCAATGGAGAAATACATGCAGCTGGGGATGCGACCTTCCCGTTTTTAAGAGTGTTGCACCTTGACGGAATGCGGAAGCTGATGAATCTTGGGGATGATAGCTTTGGACCAGCAGGCCTATATTTTCCAAAAGTGGAAAGTCTGAATGTAAAGGACTGTGACAGCTTACAGAATTTAAGATCGTCCGCAATATCCTTGAACAATCTAACAACTCTGCAAGTAAGTCGTTGTAAGGGATTGAAAAACTTGATATCTATCTCCATGGCCAAAAGTTTGATGCAACTCACAAAACTAGAAGTTCATGCTTGTGAGCAAATGATAGAAATAGTTGCCGGCAGTGGAAATGACGTTGCAAGAAATGAGATTGAATTCAAGATGTTGAAACATTTGGAACTGTCTGCTCTACCAAGTCTGAGAGGCTTCTGCTCCGGAACTCACACTGTCAAATTCCCGTCCTTGGAAAATTTAAGGATGACTGGTTGCACTCAACTGGAGGGATTCATCCTTGACGTTACTACGTATAAAAACAGACTTGGCAATGAGATCGAAGACATCAAGAGTGCTAGACTAATGCAGCGATTCCTTTTCGACAACAAGGTGAAATAACTACATATGCTCAACTTTCTTTACTATTTTTATATCGTATCTGAGTTTCAGTATCACAGTTTCGTAAGATGACTAATACAAATTTTTATACAGGTTGAATTGCCGAAGTTGACGAGATTGACTCTCAAGGGTCTAACCAAGTTGGCCACAATATGGAATAAACAGATACAGGACACATCAACACCGCCTCAGCCGAGCTCGTTTGGTTGTGAAAATCTTGAATATGTGGAGATTGATTCTTGTGCGAGTTTGAGAAACATTTTTCCTTTGTGGGTGGCTAGAAATCTCCAGCAGTTACAGACTCTCGTAGTGATGAACTGTGGAGTGAAGGAAATCGTTGCAAGAGAGGAGAGATTACAAACAGTATTTAAGTTTGTGTTTCCAAAAGTAACACGCGTGCTCTTTAGGAACTTGTCCGAACTCATAAACTTCTACCCTGGGATGCACGTGTGTAGTTGGCCATTGCTTAATGACTTGGCAGTGTTTAAATGCGGCAAAGTAGACATATTTGCTGAAGAGTTTTCAAGTTTCCAAGAAAAGCTTGACGGGAACAGTTCCAGTACTCTTATTAATCGGCAATTTCTCTTTTCAATTGAGAAGGTATGAGAAACTGAGATACACGTATTTTTCTTTGTTAATCAGTTTGAATATAATTTTATATAATGTATGACTCTACCCAAAAATGTTGTTTGCTCACTTGAAACAAGAACCTGACTCAACAACAAGTACTACTATATATGCGTTGTATTTTATAATCAAATTATCTGATTTGTCTGTGCTTTGACTATATTTTAGGATTCATTTCCCAACTTGGAGCGGTTGAGCTTGAATGCAATGGAGTTCTCCAATGGTCCACTCCCAGCAGCAGCGCAGTTTTTTGGTAAACTAAAGAAACTTGATGTTTGTTGTCCAGAGTCCAAGTCACTTGTTTTCCTGGACAAATTACTACTCGACCCTGAAGGAAGCAGCACTGCTAGTGTTGTTGGGATAACGACCCAGCAGTTCCCTCATTTAAAAGAGTTGAGGCTTGTTCGAATGGAGAAGCTGATGCATCTAGGCCAGGATGATGAGGAGGATAACTCACAATCAGCCACTCGCATCCCAAATATTCCAAACCTTCAAACTCTGTTCGCAAGTGGTTGTCACAGCTTAAGGAATCTGAGATCATCCGCAATATCCTTCGACAATCTAACAACTTTGCAAGTAAGTGTTTGCGACGGGTTGGAGTACTTGATAACATACTCCACGGCCAACAGCTTAACGCAACTCACAACATTGAAAGTCGAGAACTGCCCAAGACTGGTGCAAATAGTGGGAAGCAATGAAGACCACGTTTTAAGAAATGAGATTACATTCCCAAGGTTGAAACATCTGAAGCTATGTTATCTACCAAGACTGCTGGGCTTTTGCTCCGGAAATTGCCTCGCTAAATTCCCGTCCTTGGAAACTTCAACCATGAGCAACCGCCTCAAATTGAAGATTTTTGTAGCTGACGACCAATCGTTACAGCTAACAATCGAAGAGGAAGACACAGATGTTGATGACTTGGGTAAGTCCTATTCACCATTTATGTTTAATGTTCTGTATTTTCCCGGTGCCCTTATAATGGAATTTTTGTATTCTCTCCGGTGCCGCCGACGATGTATTATATATTTCCAGAGGAGTGGTTGGCTGCTGACGATGAAATGAATTCAGAAAGTACTGATTTGATATCTTGACCGCATTTCACTGTAAGTTTTCTATGCGATTTTGCTTAATGCATATTACAATTTCATGCTCGCTGCAACCTTCAAATTTGTTGTTGTCCTAACAAATTCCTTACTCCCTATTACAGATTCTACTGCTCTACCTTGCTTCATCAACTGCTCGTCTCCTCTGAAGTGGAAGATTGTTCTGCAGAGACTGAGAACCAAAATCAAAATCTGGTGAAATAATATTTGTTCTGTATTGGCCTCCATGGCCAAGTAGAAGTGAGGAGATTGAGAGAAGAAAGAAGTATGTCTGCATCAATTTTCAAGCCATCTGCAGAGCTGAAAATTGATGAAAAAATGTGCTCCAACTCTTTCTGACTTCTAAGAATGACTTAACAAGAGACTGCTCCAGATGGTGTTTTGTATAAACTAGCATGGATCAATCAACATTACCACCCAACAAGATGGTGTTTTGTATAACCCACGTGACTACAGCACGCAAGACACTTCGAACCAATTGACAATTTGACATTACCAACCAAGGCTACACTAATGGAAACCAATATGAAGCGCACCCCCCTTTTCAGTTCTCATATGCTATAATGAGCCCCTTACTTTCATATATACTGAACCAGATGAGTAATGCCCTATTGTTTTGTATTACTGACAGTCAAGAAAATTCATGCTAAATTTTTGTATTAGCCAAACCAAGAACCCAAAATCTAAAGATTTGTTCACTGAAATTATAAGACTTTCAAATCATGATTCTTTTACTACGTTTCAGGTATTCATTTAACTCAACCTTAGATTTTGCAACTTTTCTGAAATTGATGAATCGAGTACTTACCTCTGGACTATCCAAACGCTCAAGCTCATGGCCATCTGGTAAGCTCCTTGAGACACACTGCCAACCAAGGATATCAGTTTCCAAACCTTAAAACGCCCCTGGTCGGCTTTCCATGGAACGAATCTCAAGTTGCTCAGCAGTAATTTCTCATGAGTGAATGGAAAGTTAAAACAAATATAACGTGAGTATTCTCTAAGCCCAATGGCCTGGAGACAAAGAGTCACATTCTCTTCACCTAGAGGATTCCCTTCTTTTGCAAACAGTATCTGCTTCATTCGTGCTACCTGGAAAACTTTCCTCACACTCTCCAAAGTGAAGATATGGGGACAATAGTGACGTTGAGTTTCCCCAAAGTTTTGTCCTGTTCTTTGCATAGTCTAGTAGGTGACTGTCAAAGAACTCAGTTAAAGCTTTATCAGCTTGGCTCCAGCTTGGACTCCATGCCCTAAGAGTGTACTGCTAGATTTTTCTGTTTCATTTTCGAGACCCAATTCTTCGATTGAACATTTTGCCACCATTCCTGGAAATAACAGCCATATAAATGAATGAAAATCCTGTATGCCTCCAAACAAAGATATGTCTTATACAAAATGTAAAGAAAATATTCAGCAGATCATGTCAATCTTCCCTGTTAGGAATAAGTTAATCTGTACATATTTGTTTCCTAGCAGATTTGATATTGTTTATAATGATAGGATAGTTTCCTAGTTGGTATCTATGATTCATTGTATATGTAAACACCTTAGTGTCAATGAAATACTATTCCGCTTATCAGTTTTTTCATGGTATCAGAGCAGGTCTAAGATCCTGACTCAGCGCTACACTTTAACCTCTCGTGTAGCATCTCTCTTTCAATCATCATGTCCGGTGACGGTATCATTCCACCACTTCCCAAATCTGATGACGCTGATCCAGAGCCTTCATTAGAAATTCCAAAGACCTCATCAGAAGTTCTTAATGATTCTTTCAAGGCAGAGCCTTCAAATCCCTATTTCATTCACCATTCGGATCATCCCGGATTGGTTCTTGTCTCCAAACTCCTAAATGGGGATAACTATTCTGGTTGGAAAAGGGCTATGGTTAGAGCTCTAAATTCCAAGAACAAGCTTGGATTTGTCAATGGTTCCGTCAAAGCTCCCTCAGAAGAAACTGATCCTGAAGGCTATGCGACTTGGTCGCGATGCAATGATATGGTCCATTCTTGGATCGTCAATTCTTGCGATCCAGAGATAGCTGACAGCGTGACATATTATCCCACTGCTCACGAGGTTTGGGAGGACCTCCATGAACGCTTTTCTCAAGCAAATGCGACACGCATCTTTGAGATTCAGAGAGATATCAACTATCTTCGACAAGAACAACTCTCTATCTCAGTCTATTACACGAAGTTGAAGGCCCTATGGGATGAGTTAGCAACACTTGATGCGACACAAGCAGCACAATCGGATCAACAAAGATTGATGCATTTTCTAATGGGGTTAAATGAAACTTACCAGGCTATCCGTGGCCAAATCCTTCTCATGAAGCCTCTACCCACTGTTCGTCAAGCTTTCTCTTCAGTTCTTCAGGAAGAAAAGCAGCGCCTGATTGCCTCAAGCCGCACGACAGAGGATTCTGGCAACGTTGCCGCCATGGCTGTGCGACCTGGAAATAATGGGCCGGCGGTGGAAGCTAGAAGTGGCGGAACCAATCGGCTCTCAGAGGGGCGATCAAATCAGGACCAGCGTGGCGGCGGTGGAGGAGGTCAGCGCGCCTGGAATGGAGGAAGGCGAGTTGATCAGAACCAGCGACGCTTTGGTTCAGAAAGAAGGAGACCACATTGCACGTATTGCAACGATATGGGTCATTGGGTCCAAACTTGTCATAAGTTACATGGATATCCTGAAGGTCACCCAAGAGCAAGAAACAATCACAAAGCTGCTGCTAATTATGCATCGGAGGAAAGATTGGTTTCGATACCAGAGGATCAGTTCAAGCAGTTGCTATCACTTATTCCCAAGACTCAAGATGAGGAGTCTGGTTCCAAGGCTAATGCGGTAACAAAACCAGGTTTGTCTAATGTCGTTTCCCGCAATTGGATTATTGATAGCGGGGCGACAGATCATATTACTTCCTCATCTAGACTATTGCATAAAGTTCAAGACTATTATTCATTCCCTTCTGTTTCATTGCCTAGTGGAGAACAAGCCAAAATTGTTGCAAAAGGATCTATGCCTTTGAATTCCAATTATTATCTCCATGATGTGTTGTCGGTTCCCACGTTCAAAGTTGATTTGATGTCTGTTAGTCGTTTGACGAGGAGTCTGAATTGCTCAGTGACTTTTTATCCATATTGGTGTATTTTGCAGGATCTGGCTACAAGGAGGACGATTGGTTTGGGTAAACTGCGAGATGGACTTTATTACCTAGCGGCACTTGCGACGGAGAAGTCTTCGACCAACCGATCCTTACCACCAAATAAACCAGCCTGTCATCTCAGCATTTCTTCCACCGATCTCTGGCACAGTCGCCTAGGCCATGTATCATCTCCTTGTTTGAGTTTCATCGCCAAGAATTTTTTGAAATTTTCCATTCAATCCAATAATGCTTGCCCTATATGTCCTTTGGCTAAGCAAAGTCGTTTGTCTTTTCCTACTAGTGTTATTTCTTCAACAAAACCTTTAGAGCTTATTCATTGTGACATTTGGGGTCGTTATCGACATCCTTCTCTTTCTGGGTTCCCCATTATTTTTCTCACCCATTGTTGATGACTATACACGTTTTTACATGGATATTTCTGATGCGATTTAAAGATGAAGCACAACCACTCATTAAACGTTTCTTTAGTTATGCTTCCACACAATTTTGATTGTCGCATTAAAACTTTTCGTAGCGACAATGGTGGTTGAATTTCTTTCCCTTCGTTCTTTTTTTCTAGACAACGGTGTCATCTTTCAGCATTCTTGTGTTTACACGCCCCAACAAAATGGGGTTGTGGAACGCAAACACCGTCACATTCTGCAAGTAGCTCGAGCTTTGAAATTTCAGGCTCACCTTCCTACCCAATTTTGGGGGGAGTGTGCTCTCACCGCTGTCCACATCATCAATCGATTACCTTCTCCATTACTTTCTTTCAAAACACCATATGAATTGCTTTACTCAAAATCTCCCGGTTACTCTCATCTCCGTGTTTTCGGTTGTTTAGCCTATGCTACTAATGTCCACCCATCACATAAATTTGATCATCGTGCCATGCCATCCATTTTCATTGGTTACCCCGTTGGACAAAAAGGCTATAAGTTATTTGATTTATCGGCTCGCAAAATCTTTACTAGCCGTGACGTCAAATTTCACGAAAACATATTTCCTTATCTCAGTAAAGAGTATAGCCCACCCCTCCCATATTCAAAAGCCCAAACCTCGGGCCCACTTCCAATCCTCTCCTTCCTTGATCACTCTTTTGAGTTGCCGTCCCCTCCAACTCCAGAAAACAACGACACCAACTCCTCCAATTCGGACACCCCGATCTCACATCCTTCCTCTCCTGATCCCGTCTCTTCCCCTCAGGCGTCGCCGCCGCCTCCGCCACCACCACCGCCGCCTCTTCTTCAATATTCTCGCCGTTCCAAGGCGACCTCCCAGCCAGAAAACCCGATCCCAAATCCTCCATCCTCTTCTGATTCCGCTCCCACTTCTCCAGCGCCAATACCGGCTCCGCCTTCACCGTCCTATTCTCGCCATCCCACACATACTTCTCTCATCCCTCTGTCCATCCCTCTCTCATCTCCGACCGATCCGGACCCGCCTTCCACTACTCCGGCGTCGCCACCCCTAGCGCCGCCGTCCTCACCCCTCCGTTCTACTTCTCCAGCCGCGTCGCCCCTTCCTTCGCCAGAGATCGTTCCCGACCCTGCCGAGCCCCTTCGTCGCCCTCGCCGCCAAACCGGTCCTCCTGTCAAGCTGAATGATTATGTCTGCTCGCACGTTTACTCAGATCAATCCTCTTCCTTCACTCCAGGTCCGACAAAAGGTACTCGCTATCCCTTGGAGCATTATGTTTCTTACCATCGATATAAGCCTGCGCATAGATGCTTTATTGCTCAGATAAGTGCTGTTACAGAACCTCGGAATTACTCAGAAGCCGCTGCTCATCCTGAGTGGCAAGCGGCTATGGACACTGAATTACAGGCTCTTCAGGCCAATGGTACTTGGTCCCTCACTAAACTCCCGGCTGGCAAAACACCAATTGGCTGCAAATGGGTGTATAAGGTTAAACACCGT from Fragaria vesca subsp. vesca linkage group LG3, FraVesHawaii_1.0, whole genome shotgun sequence harbors:
- the LOC101296465 gene encoding uncharacterized protein LOC101296465; protein product: MEHWDSPPLHLFRKLKSLYTYAHTNSSLNSLEQLLGLEKVNGEIHAAGDATFPFLRVLHLDGMRKLMNLGDDSFGPAGLYFPKVESLNVKDCDSLQNLRSSAISLNNLTTLQVSRCKGLKNLISISMAKSLMQLTKLEVHACEQMIEIVAGSGNDVARNEIEFKMLKHLELSALPSLRGFCSGTHTVKFPSLENLRMTGCTQLEGFILDVTTYKNRLGNEIEDIKSARLMQRFLFDNKVELPKLTRLTLKGLTKLATIWNKQIQDTSTPPQPSSFGCENLEYVEIDSCASLRNIFPLWVARNLQQLQTLVVMNCGVKEIVAREERLQTVFKFVFPKVTRVLFRNLSELINFYPGMHVCSWPLLNDLAVFKCGKVDIFAEEFSSFQEKLDGNSSSTLINRQFLFSIEKDSFPNLERLSLNAMEFSNGPLPAAAQFFGKLKKLDVCCPESKSLVFLDKLLLDPEGSSTASVVGITTQQFPHLKELRLVRMEKLMHLGQDDEEDNSQSATRIPNIPNLQTLFASGCHSLRNLRSSAISFDNLTTLQVSVCDGLEYLITYSTANSLTQLTTLKVENCPRLVQIVGSNEDHVLRNEITFPRLKHLKLCYLPRLLGFCSGNCLAKFPSLETSTMSNRLKLKIFVADDQSLQLTIEEEDTDVDDLEEWLAADDEMNSESTDLIS